Proteins encoded by one window of Candidatus Methylacidiphilales bacterium:
- a CDS encoding phosphopantothenoylcysteine synthase produces MSRIVLGITGSIAAFRAAEIASALTKQGHAVQAVFSQQATRFISPLSLASLTRNPAYTDEAEWELRPIPLHIEIADWADLIVVAPATAHLIAQYAHGFASDLLTSILLATQAPTLLAPAMNGKMWLHPATQQNVELLRTRGVRFIGPDEGLLACGYEGIGRLWPVEGILRSIEDILASG; encoded by the coding sequence ATGAGCCGGATCGTATTGGGCATCACGGGGTCTATCGCCGCTTTTCGCGCTGCGGAGATTGCCAGTGCACTCACCAAGCAAGGGCATGCGGTGCAAGCTGTTTTTTCGCAGCAAGCTACTCGTTTTATTTCGCCACTCTCCTTAGCTTCTTTAACCCGCAACCCTGCCTACACTGATGAAGCAGAATGGGAGCTTCGCCCAATCCCCTTACATATAGAGATTGCGGATTGGGCCGATCTTATCGTCGTCGCTCCTGCTACGGCGCATCTCATCGCTCAATATGCTCATGGCTTTGCATCTGATCTTCTCACCTCAATTCTTCTAGCAACGCAAGCCCCCACTCTCTTGGCGCCGGCGATGAACGGCAAAATGTGGCTTCATCCAGCGACTCAGCAAAATGTGGAGCTTCTTCGCACTCGAGGCGTTCGTTTCATCGGACCGGATGAGGGTTTGCTGGCCTGTGGATACGAGGGTATAGGGCGACTTTGGCCTGTTGAGGGAATTTTAAGAAGTATCGAAGATATCCTCGCTTCAGGCTGA
- the gmk gene encoding guanylate kinase — MQSAPQAHSFTREGILFVVSAPSGTGKSTLCDNMRHTPDLYYSVSCTTRPPRPGEIHGEDYYFLSQEEFLKKVENGEMLEYARVHNHYYGTLKKYVLDILDRGVDVLLDIDVQGAASIRNNPDPKIRNALVDVFIMPPTLAELERRLRKRGTETEEEIQRRLETGRYEMSQWPLFRYTILSGSTEEDLQKFRAIVRAERYLSKRLTLHLTPS; from the coding sequence ATGCAATCTGCGCCGCAAGCTCATTCTTTCACCCGGGAAGGAATTCTTTTTGTCGTCTCTGCTCCTTCCGGCACAGGGAAGAGCACGCTTTGTGACAACATGCGTCACACCCCCGATCTTTACTATTCTGTCTCCTGCACGACACGACCGCCGCGGCCGGGAGAGATACACGGAGAGGATTATTATTTTCTAAGCCAAGAAGAATTTCTCAAAAAAGTCGAAAACGGCGAAATGCTCGAGTATGCGCGCGTTCACAATCATTACTACGGCACGTTAAAAAAATACGTGCTCGATATTCTCGATCGTGGTGTTGATGTCCTACTCGATATCGATGTGCAAGGAGCTGCCTCAATTCGTAATAATCCAGATCCCAAAATTCGAAACGCGCTAGTCGATGTTTTTATCATGCCACCGACCCTTGCAGAGCTAGAGCGGCGGCTTCGCAAGCGCGGCACAGAGACTGAAGAAGAGATCCAACGCCGCCTTGAGACTGGACGATATGAAATGAGCCAGTGGCCTCTTTTTCGATACACCATCCTCAGTGGCTCAACAGAGGAAGATCTTCAAAAGTTTCGTGCTATAGTTCGTGCTGAACGTTATCTCAGCAAGCGTCTCACCCTTCACTTGACTCCATCATGA
- a CDS encoding GatB/YqeY domain-containing protein, giving the protein MSLLQKIDNDLKQAMRQKETHTLEVLRMLKSAIKYDAIQKSGADTVPTDADVIAVIRKEIKKRHDAITSYTQGGRTDLADKERKELDILQSYLPPALSHEELESLVQETIRALGATSKKQMGEVMKALQAKTEGRADGKTLAALVQKHLT; this is encoded by the coding sequence ATGAGTTTACTGCAAAAAATCGACAACGACCTTAAGCAAGCCATGCGCCAAAAAGAGACCCACACACTTGAAGTGTTGCGCATGCTCAAGTCAGCCATCAAATATGATGCGATCCAAAAAAGCGGGGCAGACACTGTTCCCACTGATGCAGATGTGATTGCAGTGATACGTAAAGAAATTAAAAAACGTCACGATGCCATCACCAGCTACACCCAGGGTGGCCGCACCGACCTAGCTGATAAAGAACGCAAAGAGCTCGATATCCTCCAATCCTACTTGCCCCCGGCCTTATCCCATGAGGAGCTCGAGTCGCTCGTTCAAGAGACGATCCGAGCACTCGGTGCTACATCCAAAAAACAAATGGGCGAAGTCATGAAAGCCCTGCAAGCAAAGACCGAAGGGCGCGCTGATGGAAAAACTTTAGCCGCTCTTGTGCAAAAACACCTAACTTAA
- the purE gene encoding 5-(carboxyamino)imidazole ribonucleotide mutase: protein MSAKQKRAPLVGIIMGSISDWPTMQHAAQTLELFDIPYEKQIVSAHRTPQKLYAYATAAASRGLKILIAGAGGAAHLPGMTASLTPLPVLGVPVESRALKGLDSLLSIAQMPAGIPVATFAIGQSGAINAALAAVAILSLENPTLAKRLADYRKKQTERVLKQKL, encoded by the coding sequence ATGTCTGCGAAACAGAAGCGCGCTCCGCTAGTGGGCATTATTATGGGCTCGATATCGGATTGGCCTACCATGCAACACGCAGCACAGACTTTGGAGCTTTTTGATATTCCTTATGAAAAACAAATTGTTTCCGCGCATCGCACTCCTCAAAAGTTGTATGCGTATGCAACTGCCGCAGCTTCTCGAGGCTTGAAAATTCTGATAGCTGGAGCCGGTGGAGCCGCTCATCTGCCGGGCATGACGGCTTCGCTCACGCCCTTGCCGGTGCTAGGTGTGCCTGTGGAGTCTCGTGCTTTGAAGGGGCTTGATTCTTTGTTGTCGATCGCTCAGATGCCAGCCGGGATTCCTGTTGCGACCTTTGCTATCGGCCAATCTGGCGCGATCAATGCAGCTCTCGCAGCCGTTGCTATACTGAGTCTAGAGAATCCAACGCTAGCAAAACGTCTTGCGGATTATCGAAAAAAGCAGACGGAGCGCGTCTTGAAGCAGAAGCTATGA